The stretch of DNA AACAGCAGCAGCACCGCCCCGATCTCCGCCCCGATGTGGATGAACTCCTCCGGCGCGTCGCCCAGGTGCACGAAGGCCCCCAGCCCGATGCCCGCGATCAGGTACAGCGGAATCGGCGTGATGCCCAGCCGCCCGGCCGCCCGGCCCACGAAAGCCAGCGCGAGGATGACCGCGCCGAGTTCCAGAAACAGTTCAGCGAGCGACATGGGGCCACCTCGCGGGCGGGAGCGGGGGGGCCGGGGCGGTCACTCGCCTCCGCCCAGCAGCCGCGCGGCCCGCACCACCCCGTTCGGCGTCCCCACGACGACCACGGTGTCGCCCGCCCGCAGCGGCAGCTCGGGACCGGGGGCCGGAATCGCCTGCCCGTCGCGCATCACCGCCACGATGCTCGCGCCCGTGCGGGTGCGCATCATGGTGTCGCCCAGCGCGTGCCCGGCGTAGGGGCTGAGGCCCGAAACCGGCACCCAGTCCATCGCCAGCCCCTCGATGTCCTGCGTGAGCCGGGAGACGTGCCGGGTGATCGTCGAGCCGCCCAGCAGGTCGGCGACCGCCTCGGCCTCCTCCTCGCTCAGCACGATGCTCTGGGCGCAGGCGTCGGGGTCGTCGCGGCGGGAGACGAAAATCTCGCGCCGTCCGTCGCGGTGGGTGATCACGCCCACGCGCTTGCCGTAGCGCCCGTCAAAATCGTGCCGCACGCCCACGCCGGGAAGGGGCGTTTCATCGAGTCGAATCATGCGTTCAGGATAGGGCGCCCGCCCCCGGCCCGACTGCGACGCCCGTACACTGGGGGGATGGCGACCCTGGAAATCGACTGCCCGGTGTGCGCGGAGGTGCTGGAACTCACCGACGAGGACCGCGCCGAGCTGCACCCCGGCGACGTGATCGTGTGCGACTCCTGCCACGCCGAGATGGAGGTCACCCGCAACGGCGGCGGCGAGGACTTCGAACTCGAACTGCTGGGCATCCTGACCGTCTGCCCCGCCTGCGGCGAGGAATTCGACGTGACCGAGGAACTGCTCGCCGCCTCGCCCACCCTGGAAGGCCCCGGCGGCGAACCCGGCGCCAGCGTGGTGACCTGCCCCCACTGCCGCGCCCGCATTGAGCTGGAATTCGAGGAGGAGGGGGGGGAGAGCCCGCCCGAGCCGCGGTCCTAACCTGCGCTTCAAAAACCTGTTCCTGA from Deinococcus sp. HSC-46F16 encodes:
- a CDS encoding cation:proton antiporter regulatory subunit, which codes for MIRLDETPLPGVGVRHDFDGRYGKRVGVITHRDGRREIFVSRRDDPDACAQSIVLSEEEAEAVADLLGGSTITRHVSRLTQDIEGLAMDWVPVSGLSPYAGHALGDTMMRTRTGASIVAVMRDGQAIPAPGPELPLRAGDTVVVVGTPNGVVRAARLLGGGE